The genomic window CGGAATCGCGTTGGACGCGAGCTCGGCGAGCATGCCTGGGTTGGAACTGACTCTCTCGATCAACGCAGCTATCTGACCGTCGGTCAGCGGATCGACCGTCACCGACGCCGAGAACGGTTCGAGCTGACTGCCCTGAACCTCACCGTAGATCTGTCCTCGCTCGACGCCCAGATTGAGCACCTGGCCCCCGCGCGCGTAGGTTCGTCCGCGAGCGATACGGCCTGGATCGGCCAGATCTTCCATCGCGGTGACGAAGTGTCTCCCCCACCAGGTCTGACCGAAGGCGCCGCGCTTGTTCTGCGACTCGATGCCTCCCTTGACCTTTCGACGCTTACCGTACTGACTGAAATCGGCCATCATTCACCCACCGCGTCTTCACTGAGGCGAAACAGTTCTCGCAGTTGAGCGGTATCCATCTCGGTGACCCAGTTCTCACCCGACCCGACTGCAAGGTCCGCGAGGTCCTGTTTCGAGTGCAGCATCGAGTCGATTCGTTCCTCGACCGTTCCGACGCAGAGCATCTTCTGCACCTGGACGTTCTTGCGTTGGCCGATTCGAAACGCACGGTCGGTGGCCTGATTCTCGACCGCGGGGTTCCACCAACGATCCAGATGCACAACGTGATTGGCCGCCGTCAGATTGAGACCCGTTCCCCCGGCCTTGAGCGACAGCATCATGATGGGTGGCCCGGACTCGGCCTGGAACGTCTCGACCATTGCGTCGCGCTTGGCCTTACCGACGCCGCCGTGCAGGAAGGGCACCTCGGTGCCGAATCGCTCGGCGAAATACGGTGCGACGAGCTCACCGAACTCGCGGAACTGCGTGAACAGCAACGCCTTCTCGTTCTCGCCGAGAATCGCGTCGAGCATGTCCTCCACGAGCGCGATCTTGCCGGATCGATGCTGGCCTCGCTTGAGGACGGGCGAGCCGTCGGACAGAAAATGGGCCGGGTGGTTGCACACTTGCTTGAGCCGAGTCAGAGCCGACAACACCGCGCCTTTGCGCTTCATCCCCTTGGCGTCGGCGATCTGCGCCATCATCTCGTCGACGACTGCCTTGTACAGCGCCGCTTGCTCGGCGCTCAGATTGGAGCGCACCGTCATCTCGTTCTTCTCCGGCAGATCGGATATGACGGTCGGATCGGTCTTGAGGCGCCTCAGAATGAACGGTGAGGTGATCGCGCGCAACCTCGACAGTGCACCCTCGTCTTTTTCGCGTTCGATCGGCACCGAGAATCTTTTACGGAAGTCCGTCGGCCTACCGAGCATTCCCGGATTCGCAAAGTCCAGAATCGATCTCAGTTCGTCCAGACGGTTCTCGACGGGTGTGCCGGTGAGTGCCAGTTTGTGCTCCGCGGGAATAGCGAGAGCTGCTTTCGCCTGCACGGTGCCGGAGTTCTTGATGTGCTGCGCCTCGTCGAGAACGACACGGCGCCAGCTTTGTTCGGCGAACTGCGCCCGGTCCTTGGCCATGAGTGCGTACGTCGTGACGATCAGATCGTGTTCGCCGATCGCCTTGTCGAGTTCCTCGCCCTTCAAACGCGCAGGCCCGTGATGGACCATCACCCGAAGGCCCGGGGTGAACTTCGCGGCCTCTCGCTGCCAGTTGCCGACAACCGACATCGGAGCTACGAGCAGCGTCGGCGACGGGCTCTGCTCGTGGGAAAGAAGGGTGAGCACCTGGAGCGTCTTTCCCAGACCCATGTCGTCCGCCAGTACGGCACCGAGCCCGAGCTTGCTCATGAAGGCGAGCCATTCGAGCCCGCGCTGCTGGTACGGACGCAGAACGGCGTTGACACCAGCGGGAAGTGGAATCTCCTCAGGAGATGCGCCCGGTTCGAGCAGCGCCTTCGCCCACCCGGTGGCCCTGATGTCTTCGACGGGAGCAGGCGGCGGATCGGCGAGGGTCATCTCGCGCATGAGCGCACCGAGCGGAGTGCCGTCCCCGTGATGCTCGGCGACGTACTTCGCAGCACGGGCCAGTTGACCACCGTCGGCGAGCACCCACTGGCCTCGCAACCTGACCAGATCACCCTTGGACACGGCGAGACGGTTCATCTCGGCTTCGGTGAGCACCATGTCGCCGAGTTGCAACTGCCAGTCGTACGACACGAGCTCGTCCATACCAACCGCACGATCAGCCGCGGCCTTGGTGACCGCGGGTGAGTCGACCCGCAGACGCATCGACGGATCCATCCGCGTCCACGCCCTCGGCAGCAATACCGTCGTCCCGCTCGATTGCAACGCCGCGACGCCATGTTCGACGAGGTCGATGACGACCGACGTCGGAAGCAGCAGATCGAGCGAGTTCTCCTCCGACGGCAGCTCACGTAGCAGCGGATACGCTGCGACGGCTTCCCCCAGCTTTCGGACGGCCGTAGCCAGCAGCGTTGCGTCGATCTTTCGACCCAGGGGAACCGGAACGGGCGCCTCCCCGTCTGCACGAAGACAGACCTGCAGCCGCCACAGGGTCTCTTCCTCACCCGGGGTGTCCTCGTCGTCATCCGGCTCGAGCAGCCGCAGAACCAACGACGGTTCGTCGACGGTGAGTGTGCCGCGCCACTTGTCGAGCAACGTCGACATCTGTTGGGTTCCGCCCGAATAGGGATCGTCGCGGATCAACGCGGACAACAGGGGGTGATTCGAATCAGGCTTGCCCAGAACGGATCTGACGATGGGGTCGGTCAGCTCCTGCGTGATGTCCTCCAAGACTTTCTTGGGCCGGTGCTGCGCTCGCTGCACCGACGGCATGGCGAGGGCGAGTTCGTTGAGCCACGCCCGCTGGCGTTCACCCCCGACGAGACGCCACCTCGGCCACCATTGCCCGTCCATCAGCACCAGCGCAGGCACGACGCGCCCGGCGCGGACCCACCGCTCGATCCCGCGCGCGACGTGAGCGAGATATCTCAGGTCACCCGACAGCAGCGGGTGGTCAATAGGCGTGCGCAACAGCAGCTCGGCGGCGTCGGCGGGTGCCAATGCGATGGCAGGCATCCGAGCGATCGTCGGTTCGCCCGCGGATGGCAACGACACCTCGACCCGATGCCGAAACGGTCGCGTCAGGATGCGTGCGTGAACAGCGGGTAGCTCCGGTTCGTCGCCGACGCTCACCTCGTCGTCCCACAACATCAGTCCCCCGTCGGGCGACCAGAGACCGTGCAGCATCCGTCCATCCAACCAGTGTCTGTGCGCGTCCGACGAGCACGGTGCACCAACCGCGCTCCGACGGCGCGGAATCCTTCCGTCATCGGAACGCAATGGGTACACCGTGCCCATCGAGTCCGGACATTTGGCACAGTGGAACCATGATCGCGTATGGGTTCAGTGAGTACGGAGGCCCGGAAACAGAGTTCTTTCTCGACGTTCCGATCCCGGATCCCGGGCAGGGGCAGGTTCTGGTTGCGGTGCATGCAGCGGGAGTAAATCCTGCGGATTGGAAAGTGCGAGCCGGCAACCGCAAGGACAGTGTGCCGACGCTGCTGCCCGCGGTTCTGGGTCGCGAAGTGTCGGGCACCGTCGTTCAGGTCGGCACCCACGTCGACGGGCTGTCCGTCGGTGACCATGTGTTCGGATCGACAGCGGCTGGGCACGGCGGATACGCCCAATACACGGTGTTGAACGCGTCGAACGCTGCGCGCAAGCCCGAGTCCGTGTCGTTCGTCGCCGCTGCAACGTTGGCGGTCGCGGCCGGAACCGCGTTCGACGCCATCGACCAACTCGCACTGACCTCCGGCGCGACGCTTCTGGTGCTCGGCGCCGGTGGAGGCGTGGGGTCCGCGGCCCTGCAGATCGCACGGGCTCGCGGGCTGAAGACCATAGGCGTCGCGAGCACACACAAGCAGGAGTGGGTGCGAAGCGTCGGTGCCCGATTCGTGCCCTCGGGAGAACACTTTGCCGATTCCGTCGACACGGTCGTGGACGGAATCTTCGATCTGGTGGGTGGGGACGTACTGAGGTCGGCGGTATCGCTGATCAAGCCCGACGGACCTGTTGTCAGCGTCGCGGACTCGATGCTGGCGGCGTCGCTGGGCGGATCCGGTGTGACGCGCCGCAGGACCACCGAGGCGTACGAGGCCGTCGCCGAACTCGTCGCGAACGGAACATTGCACCCTCGAATCGATCAGGTATTTCCGCTCGAGCACGCCGGGGAGGCGTTGGCCGCAGTCGAGAGCGGCCACGCGGCGGGCAAGGTCGTCATCGAGGTCACCTGACGTGTCGGTACCGTACGGCACACTCTCTTCTCGACTACGGATACCGATGATGGGACGTGTGTGAAGAAGCTGCGGGTGGCACTGCTGATGGTTGTTGCAGCCGTGGCGATGGCGGCATTCGGTTCTTGCGACACCACAGGGATTCCAGGACTGTCGCCGCCACCTCCTGCGCCCGGTAGCCCGACGCGCGTCCAGATCGAAGAGTTGCTCGGCCGGGTCCAGGTCGTCGCAGCGAGGCCTGACGCCGCCGGTTACGAGCGCGGGTGCAAAGCAGGCGAGGGTTGCGTGTTCGGCCCTGCATGGACCGACGACTACGACGGGCCCGGCGGCCACGACGGGTGCGGCACCCGTGACAATGTGCTCGCGCTC from Rhodococcus sp. P1Y includes these protein-coding regions:
- a CDS encoding DEAD/DEAH box helicase — its product is MLHGLWSPDGGLMLWDDEVSVGDEPELPAVHARILTRPFRHRVEVSLPSAGEPTIARMPAIALAPADAAELLLRTPIDHPLLSGDLRYLAHVARGIERWVRAGRVVPALVLMDGQWWPRWRLVGGERQRAWLNELALAMPSVQRAQHRPKKVLEDITQELTDPIVRSVLGKPDSNHPLLSALIRDDPYSGGTQQMSTLLDKWRGTLTVDEPSLVLRLLEPDDDEDTPGEEETLWRLQVCLRADGEAPVPVPLGRKIDATLLATAVRKLGEAVAAYPLLRELPSEENSLDLLLPTSVVIDLVEHGVAALQSSGTTVLLPRAWTRMDPSMRLRVDSPAVTKAAADRAVGMDELVSYDWQLQLGDMVLTEAEMNRLAVSKGDLVRLRGQWVLADGGQLARAAKYVAEHHGDGTPLGALMREMTLADPPPAPVEDIRATGWAKALLEPGASPEEIPLPAGVNAVLRPYQQRGLEWLAFMSKLGLGAVLADDMGLGKTLQVLTLLSHEQSPSPTLLVAPMSVVGNWQREAAKFTPGLRVMVHHGPARLKGEELDKAIGEHDLIVTTYALMAKDRAQFAEQSWRRVVLDEAQHIKNSGTVQAKAALAIPAEHKLALTGTPVENRLDELRSILDFANPGMLGRPTDFRKRFSVPIEREKDEGALSRLRAITSPFILRRLKTDPTVISDLPEKNEMTVRSNLSAEQAALYKAVVDEMMAQIADAKGMKRKGAVLSALTRLKQVCNHPAHFLSDGSPVLKRGQHRSGKIALVEDMLDAILGENEKALLFTQFREFGELVAPYFAERFGTEVPFLHGGVGKAKRDAMVETFQAESGPPIMMLSLKAGGTGLNLTAANHVVHLDRWWNPAVENQATDRAFRIGQRKNVQVQKMLCVGTVEERIDSMLHSKQDLADLAVGSGENWVTEMDTAQLRELFRLSEDAVGE
- a CDS encoding NADP-dependent oxidoreductase, whose product is MIAYGFSEYGGPETEFFLDVPIPDPGQGQVLVAVHAAGVNPADWKVRAGNRKDSVPTLLPAVLGREVSGTVVQVGTHVDGLSVGDHVFGSTAAGHGGYAQYTVLNASNAARKPESVSFVAAATLAVAAGTAFDAIDQLALTSGATLLVLGAGGGVGSAALQIARARGLKTIGVASTHKQEWVRSVGARFVPSGEHFADSVDTVVDGIFDLVGGDVLRSAVSLIKPDGPVVSVADSMLAASLGGSGVTRRRTTEAYEAVAELVANGTLHPRIDQVFPLEHAGEALAAVESGHAAGKVVIEVT